The Megalobrama amblycephala isolate DHTTF-2021 linkage group LG18, ASM1881202v1, whole genome shotgun sequence genome segment ACCTTAATGTCACCTTTAAATCTGAAACTCTTTCAGCACTCATCACATgtaaaaggcttctctccagtgtgaatagtCATGTGTTTCCTAAGGTTTCGTTCCCGTGTGAAACCATTCCCGCACAGagtgcaggtgtaaggcttttctccagtgtgagttctcatgtggactttaaggtttcctttatgtgtaaaactctgtccacattgcTGGCAagtgaaaggtttctctccagtgtgaattctcatgtggatttcAAGGTTTCCTTTTCCACTGatactctttccacactgttcaCAGGCAAATggactctctccagtgtgatttCTCATGTGGACCATAAGGTTTCCTTTTAcagtgaaactctgtccacactcttgacaggtgtaaggtttctctccagtgtgaattctcatgtgggctgtaaggcttcctttttgactgaaactctttccacattgtttgcaggtgtgaggcttttctccagtgtgagttctcatgtggactttaaggtttcctttaagtgtaaaactctgtccacactcTTGGCAGGTGTAAGCCTTCTCTTGAGTGTGAACTTTTATGTGGGCTGCAAGGTTTCCTTTaaatgtgaaactctttccacactgttgacaggtatgaggcttttctccagtgtgaattctcatgtggactttaaggcttcctttatgtgtaaaactctgtccacattgctggcaggtgaaaggtttctctccagtatgaattctcatgtggattcCAAAGTTTCCTTTTCCACTGATattctttccacactgttgacaggtgtaaggcttttctccagtgtgaactctcaagtGGACTTGAAGGTTTCTGTGTTGgtcaaaactctttccacactgttggcaggtgaaataaCTTTTAGTTCCTG includes the following:
- the LOC125253288 gene encoding gastrula zinc finger protein XlCGF8.2DB-like, which translates into the protein MKIEFIKEETEDMKMEFIKDETQDMKIKEKFKVKHEDTEEQTDLMALKESTHELNEREEEKKHYNKHPDFMIGERLTQAKKCSSQKKAQKTGTKSYFTCQQCGKSFDQHRNLQVHLRVHTGEKPYTCQQCGKNISGKGNFGIHMRIHTGEKPFTCQQCGQSFTHKGSLKVHMRIHTGEKPHTCQQCGKSFTFKGNLAAHIKVHTQEKAYTCQECGQSFTLKGNLKVHMRTHTGEKPHTCKQCGKSFSQKGSLTAHMRIHTGEKPYTCQECGQSFTVKGNLMVHMRNHTGESPFACEQCGKSISGKGNLEIHMRIHTGEKPFTCQQCGQSFTHKGNLKVHMRTHTGEKPYTCTLCGNGFTRERNLRKHMTIHTGEKPFTCDEC